The DNA segment CAAGCCCAAGGGCGTGGTCCACACCACCGGCGGCTATCTGGTCTACGCCTCCATGACCCACCAGTACGTCTTCGATTACCACGAGGGCGAAATCTACTGGTGCACCGCCGACGTGGGCTGGGTGACCGGCCACTCGTACATCGTCTACGGCCCGCTGGCCAACGGCGCCATCACCCTGATGTTCGAGGGCATTCCCAACTATCCGACCGTGTCGCGCTTCTGGGACGTGGTGGACAAGCACAAGGTCAACATCTTCTACACCGCGCCCACCGCCATCCGCTCGCTGATGCGCGAAGGCGAGGAGCCGGTGAAGAAGACCAGCCGCAAGTCCCTGCGTCTGCTGGGGTCGGTGGGCGAGCCCATCAATCCGGAAGCCTGGACCTGGTACCACCGCGTGGTCGGCGACGGCCGCTGCCCCATCGTCGACACCTGGTGGCAGACCGAAACCGGCGGCATCCTGATCACTCCGCTGCCGGGCGCCACGGCGCTGAAGCCCGGTTCGGCCACCCGTCCGTTCTTCGGCGTCAAGCCGGTGATGGTCGATGCCGAGGGCAAGACCCTGGACGGTGCCGTCGAAGGCAACCTCTGCCTGGCCGAGCCCGGCTGGCCCGGTCAGATGCGGACCCTGTGGGGCGATCACGACCGCTTCATCCAGTCGTACTTCGCCACCTACAAGGGCATGTACTTCACCGGTGACGGCGCGCGCCGCGACGAGGACGGCTATTACTGGATCACGGGCCGCGTCGACGACGTGATCAACGTGTCCGGTCACCGCATGGGCACCGCCGAGGTGGAATCCGCCCTGGTCGCCCATCCCAAGGTGGCCGAGGCCGCCGTGGTCGGCTATCCGCACGACATCAAGGGCCAGGGCATCTATGCCTACGTCACCCTGGTGTCGGGCGAGGAGCCGACCGAGGAACTGCGCAAGGAGCTGGTCAACTGGGTCCGCAAGGAAATCGGCCCCATCGCCAGCCCCGACCTGATCCAGTGGTCGCCGGGCCTGCCCAAGACCCGTTCGGGCAAGATCATGCGCCGCATCCTGCGCAAGATCGCCGAGAACGATTTCGGCTCGCTGGGCGACACCTCGACGCTGGCTGATCCCAGTGTGGTCGAAGACCTCATCGACAGCCGCATGAATCGCGGCTAAAAAGCCACGCAAGTGGGAAGACCGGGGCCTGCGGAGCGATTCGCGGGCCCCACCCTTTATGGGCCACCTTTTCGGAAAAGGATCGTCCCGGTGCTGATGATCATGGTGAAGACGCTGCTGGGCCTGGGCGGGGCATACCTGCTGATGGTCGGCTTCGTCGCCCTGATGCAGCGCGGCATGATCTATCATCCCGACACCACCCGCACCCGTCCCGACGCGGCGGGACTGCCCGAGATGGTGCCGGTATCGCTCAAGGCCGCCGACGGCTGGATTTCCACCAGCTGGTACGCGCCGCCGAAGACCCCCGGCCGGCCGACCATCGTCTTCTTTCATGGCAATTCCGGCACCCTGGCCGACCGCGCCCATAAGGCCCGCGCCTTTCTCGATGCCGGGTTCGGGGTGCTTCTGGTCGAGTACCGGGGCTATGGCGGCAATGCCGGGCGGCCCAGCGAGCAGGGCCTTTACGCCGATGGCGAGGCGGCGGTCGGCTGGCTGACCGGCCAGGGCGTGCCGGCCCGGCGGGTGGTATTATATGGCGAATCCCTGGGTTCGGGCGTCGCCATGGAGATGGCCATCCGCCGCCACGTGATGATGGTGGTGCTGGAATGCCCGTTCACCTCGCTGGCCGATCTGGCGCCGGCCTATGTGCTGCCGTCTTTGGCCCATCTGCTGACCTGGGACCGCTACGAGAACCTGATCAAGGCTTCCAGCCTGCGGATGCCCCTGCTGGTGGTGCATGGCGAGCGGGACGATCTGGTGCCGGCCACCATGGGCCATGCGGTGCTGAATGCCGCCCATACCGTCAAGGAGGGGCTTTTCCTGCCCCAGGCCGGCCACAACGACCTGTGGGAGCATGGCGCCGGCAAGCGGATCATCGACTTCATCTCGCGACACGCCTCATGATGGCTTGAGCCCCTTGCTCCAAAGCCCCTCTGCCTGTATGAGTTTCCCCCATGCATATCCTTGAATTCGAAAAGCCCATCGCCGAGCTCGAGGGCAAGATTGAGGAGCTGCGGCACCTGTCCGACGGCGGCGACGTCAACATCGCCGACGAGGTGTCCAAGCTCCAGGCCAAGGTCGACAAGCTGCTGCGCTCGACCTATGCCAAGCTCACCCCGTGGCAGAAGACGCAGGTGGCCCGCCACCCCGAGCGTCCGCACGCGCTGGCCTACATTTCGACGCTGATCGAGGACTTCACGCCGCTGGCCGGAGACCGCGCCTTCGCCGAGGATCAGGCGATCATCGGCGGCCTGGGCCGTTTCCGTGGGCGCTCGGTGATGGTCATCGGCCACGAAAAGGGCCACGACACCGAAAGCCGGCTGAAGCACAATTTCGGCATGGCCAAGCCCGAGGGCTATCGCAAGGCCCGGCGCCTGATGGAGATGGCCGACCATTTCCAGGTGCCCATCGTCACCCTGGTGGATACCGCCGGGGCCTATCCCGGCGTCGATGCCGAGGCGCGCGGTCAGGCCGAGGCCATCGCCCGGTCCATCGAGACCTGCCTGGACGTGCGCGTGCCGCTGGTCTCGGTGATCATCGGCGAGGGCGGTTCGGGCGGCGCCATCGCGCTGGCCACCGGCAATACCGTGCTGATGCTCGAGCACGCCATCTATTCGGTGATCAGCCCCGAGGGCTGCGCCTCGATCCTGTGGCGCTCGGCCGAGAACGCCAAGGACGCCGCCGAACAGCTGCGCCTCACCGCCCAGGACCTGCACAAGCTCAACATCATCGATTCGGTGGTGCCCGAGCCCATGGGCGGCGCCCATCGCAATTCCGATCTGATGATGCAGACCCTGTCCATGGCGCTGGATTCGGCGCTGCGCGATCTGTCGGGCCTGGAGGGCGGCGTGCTGCGCGCCCGCCGCCGCGAGAAATTCCTGGAGATGGGGCGGGCGGGCCTGTCGTGACCAGCCTCGCCGTTCCGGAACTGTCGGTGGTCGTCCCGGTCAAGAACGAGGCCGAGAACGTGCTGCCGCTGCTGGACGAGATCCACATGGCCCTGCAGGGCAAGGTGGAGTTCGAGGTCGTCTATGTGGATGACGGCTCGGACGACGGCACCCCCAGGGTGCTGGAGCAGGCCAAGGCCATCCATCCCCGCCTCAGGGTGGTGCGCCACAAGGCCAGTTGCGGCCAGAGTCAGGCGGTCGCCACCGGAATCCGCTACGCCACGGGCAAGCTGATCGGCACCCTGGATGGCGACGGCCAGAACGACCCGGCCGATTTGCCGGCCATGCTGGACCACTGGCGCTCGCGCCCCGACGAAATCCGGCCCAAGCTGATGGTCACCGGCTGGCGGGCCAACCGCCGCGACGACGGTATCCGCCGGCTGTCCTCCAAGGTGGCCAACGGCATCCGCTCCAAGCTGCTGAAGGACCGCACTCCCGATTCGGGCAGCGGCATCAAGCTGCTGCCGCGCGAGCTGTTCCTCGACCTGCCCCGCTTCGACCACATGCACCGCTTCATGGCCGCCCTGGTGATCCGGGCCGGCGGCAGCGTCGAGGTGGTCAAGGTCAACCACCGCCCGCGCGAGCGCGGCGTCTCCAAGTATGGGGTATGGAACCGCCTGTGGGTGGGGATCGTCGATCTGTTCGGCGTCATGTGGCTGATGCGCCGGGCGCGAAATCCGGTCATCGAGAGCCGCGAGTGAGCGGCCACGGCCGTCATCCCCTGCTCAATCCCCGCGCCATGGTCAAGGGGCTGGTGCTGATCGCCACCCTCGCCATGATCGGTTTCCTGCTGGAAGGATTGGGCCTGCGCAACGCGCTGGATACCCATTGGATCGATGCCGAGGTCAAGGGCCAGGGCATGCGCGGCGACGCCCTGTTCGTGCTGGTGGGCGGCGTGGCCATCGCCATCGGCCTGCCGCGCCAGGCGGTCTGCTTCCTGGGCGGCTATGCCTTCGGGTTCGCCGAGGGACTGCTGTGGTCCAGTCTGGCCTCGCTGGCGGGCTGCATCGCCGCCTTCCTGTATGCCCGGTTGATGGGGCGCGATTTCATCGCGGCGCGGTTCCCCGAGCGCGTCGCCCGCATAGACGCCTTTCTGGCCGGTAACACCTTTTCCATGACCCTGCTGATCCGCCTGCTGCCGGTGGGCAGCAATCTGGTGACCAATCTGGCGGCCGGCGTGGCCGGGGTGCGATCGCTGCCGTTCTTCCTGGCCTCGGTGCTGGGGTACCTGCCCCAGACCATCGTTTTCGCGCTGCTGGGCAGCGGCATTCAGGTCGATCCGGTCTTCCGCATCGGCGCCAGCGTGGTATTGTTCGTCGCCTCCGGGGTGATGGGCGTGTGGCTGTTCCGCCGCTTCCGCCACGGCCGGCATCTGGACGCCGCCACCGAGGCGGTCATCGAAGAAGACGGCGACGAAAATCATGAAGCGACCGGTTAAGATTCTTCTTTCCCTCGGCCTGGTGGCCGTGGCTGCTGCCTGCACTCCCGATCAGGAATCACCCATCGTCAGCGCGGCGCCGCGCACCACGGAACTGAGCCTCGATTCCCAGGGGCGCGTGATCCGTCTGCGTCCCGAGCGCAATTGGGACGACGCGGTGGGACAGCGGGCGCTCTCTACCCTTAATCAGGCCGATCACGAGGCTTTCAAGGGCGTGTCGGTACGCGCCTGGGATGGCGGCGTTCTGCTGACCGGCGCGGTCGCCAAGCCCGAGCAGCGTCGCCGTGCCGACCAGCTGGTCGGCGGCATCGAAGGCGTGACCCAGGTCTATGACGAACTGGCCCTGGCCGAGAATCCCGCCCATCCCATGTATGTCCCGGACGCCCATCTGGAGCAGCGCATCTATGCCGGTCTGCTGGGCAACGACGCAATCAGCGGCGCCTATGTGGTCCGCGTGGTCAACGGCGTCGCCTATCTGCAGGGCTCCACCCGGTCCAAGGCCGATGCGGACAAGGCCGCCGAGTTCGCGCGCGGCTTCGACGGCATCAAATGGGTGGTGGACCGGGTCTCGGTTCGCTGACCATCGTTTAGCCGCATTCCGGAGCCAGGGTTGAGACGTCAGCCCTGGAGTCCGGTCCATGTCCCATCGTGTCGCCCTGCTGCTTGCCCTGACCATTCCGGTCACCGCATCCGCCGCCGAGATTTCCGCTCCCTCCGCCGAGCGCTCCACGCTGTCGCTCACCCTGCATCAGGATGGCCCGGCCCTGGTCCGCGACCGGCGGCCGGCCGTGCTGGAGAAGGGCGGCTCCACCGTGATTTTCGACGGCATTCCCCGGACCGTCCGTCCGGGCAGCGCCACCATCGAGGGGCCGGGCCTGACGGTGGCCGAGCGGTGGATCGATCCCGGCGCCCTGTCGGCGGAGCGGCAACTGGCCGCCCATCTCGGCCGCACGGTCTCGGTGATCTGGGACGGCGGCGACCCGCCGCAACAGGCTAAGGTGCTGGCCGCCGAGGGAACGCCGCTGTTCGAGGCGGACGGCAAGGTGGTGGCCGGGCAGCCTGCCCGTATCGTCTATGACGCCCTGGCGCCCGGTCTGACCCCGCGTCCGTCGTTCCGCGCCCAGGTGGAGGCGGAAGCGGCCGGGCGGCGGGAGATCGAACTGTCCTATGCCGCCGACGGCCTGGCCTGGACCTCCCTGGCCAGCGGCGAGTTGAAGGGCGACCATCTGGCCCTGACCGTCTGGGCAGATCTCAGCAATGCCAGCGGTACCGATTTCACCGACGCCACCCTGCGTCTGGTCGCCGGCTCGACCCAATCCGGCGGCGGCGCTCCCAAACTGATGGCCCGCGCCATGGCCGATGCGGCGCCCAGCCCCATGCGCGAGGCGATCGGCCCCTATCACGTCTACACCCTGCCCCGGCCGGTTACCCTGCGTGACGGTGAAAGCCGGCAGGTTCCGCTGCTGCCTCCCGCCCAGATAACGGTCAGCCGCGAACTGGTCCTCGACCCGCAGGCCGCCCACCTCTTCCTGTCGCGGGCGTTGGATGTCCGGGCCCAGCATCCGGTGCTGCGTCTGTCCTTCGCCAACACCGCCAAGGCCGGGCTGGGCAAGCCGCTGCCCGGCGGCCCCATCCGGGTGACCATGCGCGGCCCCGGCGGCGAGCCGGTGCTGCTGGGCGAGGAGCAGATGCCGGCCCTGCCTGAAGGCGGCGAGGCCAGGCTGACCCTGGGGCAGTCCTTCGACGTTACCGCGAGGCGGGTGCAGACCGACTTTCAGAAGGTCTCGGCCGAGGTGACGGAAACCGCGTGGGAGGTGCGGCTGGCCAATGGCGGCGAGCAGGCGGCGGCGGTCACGGTGCGCGAGGCCTTCCGTTCGGACTGGCTGGTGCTGGAGGAGAGCCTTCCCCATGCCAAGGACAACGCCGCCCAGGTCCACTGGACGGTGTCCGTTCCGGCCAAGGGGGAGGCGGTGCTGCGCTATCGCGTCAGGATGAAGTGAGTGAGGCGGCGGGTTCAGGCCACCTGCTGGCGCAGGGCGTCCAACTGCTCGCGGATTTCGTCGAGCCGCATCACGATGGTGACGATGCCCAACTGTTCCTCGACCTCGTTGCGCTCGTTCATCAGCGCCTGGCGCTGGACGGGGTCGGCGGTCTGCCAGCGGACATTCATGCCTTCCTCGTACTCGGCGAAGGTGTGAAGCGCCGCATCCAGCTCGGAATCGAGCCGGGTCTTTTCCTCGATGAGAGTCTCGATCATGGCTTTCACATCATCCACGAAACCGTCGTCACCGCCTTTTAGGCGGCGAGCCTCTTCCTGGGATCAAGCGCCTCGACCTCGGTGCGGGCGGCGGAATCCTCCACTCCGGTGACCGCCGCCAGCAGCATGGCCGCCGCGGTCAGGCCCTCGGTATGGGCAACGCCGTCGCCGTGTCCGGCCGCCAGGGCATCCTGAACCGTTTCGTCGTAGGCGGTCAACACCATCTCCAACGTCGCAGCGTCCATGACATTCCCCCTTCCAGGCCGTCGTCGGGCCGCTTCGCCTTATCCCGATGACAAGGACTTTGATAGGGCAATGGTATGTCCCTGGGAGTCGTGTCCGCAATAGAATAATGTCCGCATTACAAATATGAGTATTGTAATACTGCGCCCGTTATTGCGTTCATTTATTAAACGCCACGTAAACAGAATGTAATTATGAGGTTTGCATAAACGACATTTCGCCCGCAGGTTATCATGGCGAAGGTATGTGCCCGCATAGGCTGTCGACGTCGCGGCGGCGATGGAATCAAGGTGCGTGCGAAGGGCCCCGGCCCTTCGCACGGCTTTTCCCTCAGTGCGCCGCGTCCCAACTGTCGGCGATGCCGGCTTCGACCAGCAGGGGGACGGAGAGGGTGGCGGCGGCTTCCATGATCCGCCTGACCACCGAAACGGCGGCCTCGGCCTCGGTCTCGGGGGTTTCGAGGACCAGTTCGTCATGAACCTGGAGCAGCAGGCGGGCCGACAGGCCAGCCTCCGCCAGGGCGGCGGGCAGGCGAATCATGGCCCGCTTGATGATGTCGGCGGCGCCGCCCTGAATGGGGCCGTTGATGGCGGCACGTTCGGCGAAGGCCCGCATGGCGCCGTTCTTGTCCTTGATGCCCGGCGTATAGACCTTGCGGCCGAACAGGGTGGTGACGAAGCCGTTCTCACGCGCTTCCTCCTTGGTCCGTTCCATATAGGCGCGGATTTCGGGATAGCGGGCGAAATAGGCCTCGATATAGGCCTTGGCCTCGCCCTGGGGAATACCCAGCTGGGCGGCCAGCCCAAAGGCGCTGATGCCGTAGATGATGCCGAAATTGATGGCCTTGGCCCGGCGCCGCAGCGACGGATCGATCCCTTCGACCGGCACGCCGAACACCTGGCTCGCGGTGATGGCGTGGATGTCCTGGTCATGGGCGAAGGCGTCGCGCAGGCCCTCGATCTTCGCCACGTGGGCGACGAGGCGCAGCTCGATCTGTGAATAGTCGGCGGAGATCAGTTTCCTGCCCGGCTCGGCCACGAAGGCGTGGCGGATCTTGCGGCCTTCTTCGCTGCGGATGGGAATGTTCTGCAGGTTGGGGTCCGACGACGACAGCCGTCCGGTGGTGGTGGCGGCCAGGGCATAGGAGGTGTGGACGCGCCCCGTGGCCGGGTTGATCTGGGCCACCAGGGCATCGGTGTAGGTGCCCTTCAGCTTGGACAACTGGCGCCAGTCCAGCAGGCGGGCGGGCAGGGGATGCAAAGGCGCCAAATCCTCCAGCACGTCGGCGCCGGTGGCCCACTGGCCGGTCTTGGTCTTCTTGCCGCCGGGGAGATTCAGGGTCTCGAACAGCACCTTGCCCAATTGCTGCGGTGAGGCCAGGTTGAAGGCCTCGCCGCCGTTCAGCGCCACCACCTCGGTCTCCAGCTCGGTCAGGCGGCGGCCGAAATCCTCGGACAGGGCCATCAACTGGGCGCGGTCCACCCTGATGCCGTCACGCTCCATGGCGGCGATCACCGGCACCAGCGGGCGTTCCAGGGTCTCGTAGACGGTGACCATGCGCTCGGCCAGCAGACGCGGCTTGAGGGCCGCGTGCAGGCGCAGCGTCATGTCCGCGTCCTCGGCGGCGTAGTCGCGGGCCTTGTCCAGCGGCACCCGGTCGAAGGTCACCTGATTGCGTCCGGTGCCGCAGACCTGGGAGAAGGGAATGTTGGCGTGGCCGAAATGCAGCAGGCACAGCTCGTCCAGCCCGTGGCCGTGGCTGGCGCCGTCGATCACGTAGGACAGCAGCATGGTGTCGTCGAAGGGCTCCACCGTCAGGCCCAGCCCGGCCATCACCTGCATGTCGTACTTGATGTTGTGGCCGACCTTCAGCACCGAGGGATCGGCCAGCAGCGGCTTCAGGCGCGCCAGGGTCAGGTCGGCGGGGATCGGCGTGGGGGCGTCGGCGGCGGGGCCGTCCAGACCGCCGAGCAGGTCGCCCTGGGCCTGAGGCGGAGCGTGCATCACCGGGATGTAGCAGGCCCGCCCGGGGGCGACGGCCAGGGACACGCCCACCAGCCGGGCGCGCAAGGGGTCGAGGCCAGTGGTCTCGGTGTCGAAGCCCACCAGTCCGGCCTCGGCGGCCCGGGCGATCCAGCTTTCCAGGGCGGCGAGGTCGGTGACCAGTTCGTAGGCGGTCGCCACCTGGGGCGGCAGGGACGGCGCTTCGGCCGCCGCCGGCGTCACGATCGCCCGCGTGGCGGTGGGGGCGTTGGGAATCTTGGCGTTGAGGCGGCCCATCAGCGACCTGAAGCCCTGGGCGGCGCAGAAGGCGGCCAGCTTTTCCGGGGCCGGCGGCTTGACGTCCAGATCGGCCAACGGCACCGGCACCGGCGCATCGGTGCGCAGGCGCACCAACTGGCGCGAGATGCGGGCCAGATCGGCATTGGCCAGCAGGGTTTCGCGGCGCTTGGGCTGCTTGATCTCGCCGGCGCGGGCCAGCAGGGTGTCGAGGTCGCCGTATTCCTCGATCAATTGGGCGGCGGTCTTGACGCCGATGCCCGGCACGCCCGGCACGTTGTCCGAGGAATCGCCGCACAGCGCCTGGACGTCGACCACCTTATCCGGCGGAACGCCGAACTTCTCGCGCACTTCGGCCTCGCCGATGACGCGGTTCTTCATGGGGTCGTACATCTCGACCCCGTCGCCCACCAACTGCATCAGGTCCTTGTCGGACGAGACGATGGTGACCTGTGCCCCGGCCTCGACGGCCAGACGGGCATAGGTGGCGATCAGATCGTCGGCCTCGAAGCCCTCCAGCTCGATGGCCGGCAGGTCGAAGGCCCGCGTCGCCTCGCGCACCAGGGGGAACTGGGGCACCAGTTCCTCGGGGGCCGGCGGGCGGTGGGCCTTGTACTCGGGGTAGATCTCGCTGCGGAAGGTCTGGCGCGACGAGTCGAAGATCACCGCCACGTGATCGGACTGGCTGTCGGCCAGCAGCTTCATCAGCATGGTGGTGAAGCCGTAGACGGCGTTGACCGGCGTGCCGTCCGGCCGCGTCATGGGCGGCAGGCCGTGGAAGGCCCGGAAGATGAACCCCGAGCCGTCGATCAGGGTTACGTGGCGGGGAGTGGTCAATGGTGACCGATCTTGGCGCCCTCGGCCAGCACGTAGGTCCGCGAGCAATAGGGGCACACGATCTTGCCCTCGGCCGTCAGGTCGAGAAAGACGCGGGGATGGCCGAGACCGTTGGCCACGTCGCCGTCACAGGCGACCTTGGCGGTGGAGACGGTGACGGTGTCGAAGGCGGCGGCGGGCTGGGTGGAAGCGGAAGACATGGGTGCTCCGTTGACCGAGGTGTTGGCCGGATGATACCCATTGGCGGCCATGGTTCAATCACTCTCTCACGCCACCCTGCCCGAATCGGCGGTGGAGGCCCACTCCCTGGTCAAGGTCTATCGCGGCCGGGGCGGTGACAAGCGCGCTCTGGACGGGGTCAGCCTGTCCGTTCCCCGCGGCTCGTTCTTCGGCCTCCTCGGCCCCAACGGGGCGGGCAA comes from the Magnetospirillum sp. 15-1 genome and includes:
- the acs gene encoding acetate--CoA ligase, with the translated sequence MSEVYPVPAETAKNALIDEKKYNEWYERSVKDPDGFWGEHGKRIDWIKPFTKVKNVSYSGDVSIKWFEDGTLNVAANCLDRHLAARRDQTAIIWEGDDPNESAHITYGDLHERVCRLSNAMTDLGVKKGDRVTIYLPMIPEAAVAMLACARIGAVHSIVFGGFSPDALAGRIQDCDSSLLITADEGLRGGRKVPLKANADKALETCWSCKSVIVVKRTGGDIHMVAGRDHWYHEIVEKAAPTHTPVEMSAEDPLFLLYTSGSTGKPKGVVHTTGGYLVYASMTHQYVFDYHEGEIYWCTADVGWVTGHSYIVYGPLANGAITLMFEGIPNYPTVSRFWDVVDKHKVNIFYTAPTAIRSLMREGEEPVKKTSRKSLRLLGSVGEPINPEAWTWYHRVVGDGRCPIVDTWWQTETGGILITPLPGATALKPGSATRPFFGVKPVMVDAEGKTLDGAVEGNLCLAEPGWPGQMRTLWGDHDRFIQSYFATYKGMYFTGDGARRDEDGYYWITGRVDDVINVSGHRMGTAEVESALVAHPKVAEAAVVGYPHDIKGQGIYAYVTLVSGEEPTEELRKELVNWVRKEIGPIASPDLIQWSPGLPKTRSGKIMRRILRKIAENDFGSLGDTSTLADPSVVEDLIDSRMNRG
- a CDS encoding alpha/beta hydrolase, whose amino-acid sequence is MIMVKTLLGLGGAYLLMVGFVALMQRGMIYHPDTTRTRPDAAGLPEMVPVSLKAADGWISTSWYAPPKTPGRPTIVFFHGNSGTLADRAHKARAFLDAGFGVLLVEYRGYGGNAGRPSEQGLYADGEAAVGWLTGQGVPARRVVLYGESLGSGVAMEMAIRRHVMMVVLECPFTSLADLAPAYVLPSLAHLLTWDRYENLIKASSLRMPLLVVHGERDDLVPATMGHAVLNAAHTVKEGLFLPQAGHNDLWEHGAGKRIIDFISRHAS
- a CDS encoding acetyl-CoA carboxylase carboxyltransferase subunit alpha is translated as MHILEFEKPIAELEGKIEELRHLSDGGDVNIADEVSKLQAKVDKLLRSTYAKLTPWQKTQVARHPERPHALAYISTLIEDFTPLAGDRAFAEDQAIIGGLGRFRGRSVMVIGHEKGHDTESRLKHNFGMAKPEGYRKARRLMEMADHFQVPIVTLVDTAGAYPGVDAEARGQAEAIARSIETCLDVRVPLVSVIIGEGGSGGAIALATGNTVLMLEHAIYSVISPEGCASILWRSAENAKDAAEQLRLTAQDLHKLNIIDSVVPEPMGGAHRNSDLMMQTLSMALDSALRDLSGLEGGVLRARRREKFLEMGRAGLS
- a CDS encoding glycosyltransferase family 2 protein, which encodes MTSLAVPELSVVVPVKNEAENVLPLLDEIHMALQGKVEFEVVYVDDGSDDGTPRVLEQAKAIHPRLRVVRHKASCGQSQAVATGIRYATGKLIGTLDGDGQNDPADLPAMLDHWRSRPDEIRPKLMVTGWRANRRDDGIRRLSSKVANGIRSKLLKDRTPDSGSGIKLLPRELFLDLPRFDHMHRFMAALVIRAGGSVEVVKVNHRPRERGVSKYGVWNRLWVGIVDLFGVMWLMRRARNPVIESRE
- a CDS encoding VTT domain-containing protein yields the protein MSGHGRHPLLNPRAMVKGLVLIATLAMIGFLLEGLGLRNALDTHWIDAEVKGQGMRGDALFVLVGGVAIAIGLPRQAVCFLGGYAFGFAEGLLWSSLASLAGCIAAFLYARLMGRDFIAARFPERVARIDAFLAGNTFSMTLLIRLLPVGSNLVTNLAAGVAGVRSLPFFLASVLGYLPQTIVFALLGSGIQVDPVFRIGASVVLFVASGVMGVWLFRRFRHGRHLDAATEAVIEEDGDENHEATG
- a CDS encoding BON domain-containing protein; translation: MKRPVKILLSLGLVAVAAACTPDQESPIVSAAPRTTELSLDSQGRVIRLRPERNWDDAVGQRALSTLNQADHEAFKGVSVRAWDGGVLLTGAVAKPEQRRRADQLVGGIEGVTQVYDELALAENPAHPMYVPDAHLEQRIYAGLLGNDAISGAYVVRVVNGVAYLQGSTRSKADADKAAEFARGFDGIKWVVDRVSVR
- a CDS encoding DUF4139 domain-containing protein, producing MSHRVALLLALTIPVTASAAEISAPSAERSTLSLTLHQDGPALVRDRRPAVLEKGGSTVIFDGIPRTVRPGSATIEGPGLTVAERWIDPGALSAERQLAAHLGRTVSVIWDGGDPPQQAKVLAAEGTPLFEADGKVVAGQPARIVYDALAPGLTPRPSFRAQVEAEAAGRREIELSYAADGLAWTSLASGELKGDHLALTVWADLSNASGTDFTDATLRLVAGSTQSGGGAPKLMARAMADAAPSPMREAIGPYHVYTLPRPVTLRDGESRQVPLLPPAQITVSRELVLDPQAAHLFLSRALDVRAQHPVLRLSFANTAKAGLGKPLPGGPIRVTMRGPGGEPVLLGEEQMPALPEGGEARLTLGQSFDVTARRVQTDFQKVSAEVTETAWEVRLANGGEQAAAVTVREAFRSDWLVLEESLPHAKDNAAQVHWTVSVPAKGEAVLRYRVRMK
- the polA gene encoding DNA polymerase I; the encoded protein is MTTPRHVTLIDGSGFIFRAFHGLPPMTRPDGTPVNAVYGFTTMLMKLLADSQSDHVAVIFDSSRQTFRSEIYPEYKAHRPPAPEELVPQFPLVREATRAFDLPAIELEGFEADDLIATYARLAVEAGAQVTIVSSDKDLMQLVGDGVEMYDPMKNRVIGEAEVREKFGVPPDKVVDVQALCGDSSDNVPGVPGIGVKTAAQLIEEYGDLDTLLARAGEIKQPKRRETLLANADLARISRQLVRLRTDAPVPVPLADLDVKPPAPEKLAAFCAAQGFRSLMGRLNAKIPNAPTATRAIVTPAAAEAPSLPPQVATAYELVTDLAALESWIARAAEAGLVGFDTETTGLDPLRARLVGVSLAVAPGRACYIPVMHAPPQAQGDLLGGLDGPAADAPTPIPADLTLARLKPLLADPSVLKVGHNIKYDMQVMAGLGLTVEPFDDTMLLSYVIDGASHGHGLDELCLLHFGHANIPFSQVCGTGRNQVTFDRVPLDKARDYAAEDADMTLRLHAALKPRLLAERMVTVYETLERPLVPVIAAMERDGIRVDRAQLMALSEDFGRRLTELETEVVALNGGEAFNLASPQQLGKVLFETLNLPGGKKTKTGQWATGADVLEDLAPLHPLPARLLDWRQLSKLKGTYTDALVAQINPATGRVHTSYALAATTTGRLSSSDPNLQNIPIRSEEGRKIRHAFVAEPGRKLISADYSQIELRLVAHVAKIEGLRDAFAHDQDIHAITASQVFGVPVEGIDPSLRRRAKAINFGIIYGISAFGLAAQLGIPQGEAKAYIEAYFARYPEIRAYMERTKEEARENGFVTTLFGRKVYTPGIKDKNGAMRAFAERAAINGPIQGGAADIIKRAMIRLPAALAEAGLSARLLLQVHDELVLETPETEAEAAVSVVRRIMEAAATLSVPLLVEAGIADSWDAAH
- a CDS encoding zinc-finger domain-containing protein; this encodes MSSASTQPAAAFDTVTVSTAKVACDGDVANGLGHPRVFLDLTAEGKIVCPYCSRTYVLAEGAKIGHH